One Helianthus annuus cultivar XRQ/B chromosome 7, HanXRQr2.0-SUNRISE, whole genome shotgun sequence genomic region harbors:
- the LOC110867194 gene encoding LRR receptor-like serine/threonine-protein kinase GSO1: MNCSNLQFLKLGFNNLVGKIPNEIGRLFRLQELYLYNNSFTGNIPATITNCSNLQVLSLGSNNLVGKIPDGIGSLSMLNTLDLHNNSFTGNILSTITNCSNLQELDLGLNNLVGQIPDGIGSLSMLNKLALHDNNLQGDIPPEIGRLFRLQGLWLYNNSFTGNIQATITNCSNLQVLSLGSNNLVGKIPDGIGSLSMLSFLALSSNILQGGIPNEIGRLFRLQELYLYNNSFTGNIPATITNCSNLHFLELGNNNLVGKIPDGIGSLSMLNVLALPGNILHGGIPAALMNCSNLQVLNLDSNNFWGILPSLTNGSSSISLELSNNHFVGSLHNLICSNNVNRITYVGLGYNLLSGIIPDCWEKWPSLVILYLKANDLSGEIPRTLGSVPSLQILDISLNKLSGRLPSSLINLSCLKVLQLEKNNLAGIIPPWIGIKLTMLKILNLRANNFYGNTPDHLCYLSHVQILDLAHNNLSGNIPRCFNNFSVFSGKETNLDVQVSINFDIGIYIVSDLSVMKGREDTYRSILGLVTLLDLSSNNLSGQIPSELTTLHKLKSLNLSRNQLTGKIPNKIGNMKSLESVDLSVNNLSGELPMSLSELNFLSSFNMSYNNLTGRIPTGTQIQSLNESSFIGNKLCGAPLTDDCVHVDKPDTTSDQKEDGGSHKVDWGFIY; the protein is encoded by the coding sequence ATGAACTGCTCCAACCTCCAATTCCTTAAGTTGGGTTTCAATAATCTAGTCGGCAAGATCCCAAATGAAATCGGGCGTCTCTTTAGATTACAAGAACTATATCTTTATAACAACTCTTTCACCGGAAACATTCCGGCCACCATAACGAATTGCTCCAACCTCCAAGTCCTTAGCTTGGGTAGCAATAATCTGGTCGGCAAGATCCCAGATGGGATTGGTTCATTGTCCATGCTAAACACACTCGACCTTCATAACAACTCTTTCACGGGAAACATTCTATCCACCATAACGAATTGCTCCAACCTCCAAGAACTTGACTTGGGTCTCAATAATCTGGTCGGCCAGATCCCAGATGGGATTGGTTCATTGTCCATGCTAAACAAACTCGCTCTTCATGACAACAATCTACAAGGCGATATTCCTCCAGAAATCGGGCGTCTCTTTAGATTACAAGGACTATGGCTTTATAACAACTCTTTCACGGGAAACATTCAGGCCACCATAACGAATTGCTCCAACCTCCAAGTCCTTAGCTTGGGTAGCAATAATCTGGTTGGCAAGATCCCAGATGGGATTGGTTCATTGTCCATGCTAAGCTTCCTCGCCCTTTCCAGCAACATTCTACAAGGCGGAATTCCAAATGAAATCGGGCGTCTCTTTAGATTACAAGAACTATATCTTTATAACAACTCTTTCACGGGGAACATTCCGGCCACCATAACGAATTGCTCCAACCTCCATTTCCTTGAGTTGGGTAACAATAATCTGGTTGGCAAGATCCCAGATGGGATTGGTTCATTGTCCATGTTAAATGTACTCGCCCTTCCTGGCAACATTCTACATGGCGGAATTCCAGCGGCTTTAATGAATTGCTCCAACCTCCAAGTCCTTAACTTGGATTCAAATAATTTTTGGGGAATTTTACCTTCTCTCACAAATGGTTCATCTTCAATATCATTGGAACTATCAAATAATCATTTTGTGGGATCATTACATAATTTGATTTGTTCCAACAATGTGAACAGGATCACATATGTTGGTTTGGGATATAATCTGTTGTCGGGTATTATTCCAGATTGTTGGGAGAAGTGGCCGAGCTTGGTAATCTTATATTTAAAGGCTAATGATTTGTCCGGTGAGATTCCAAGAACATTGGGGTCTGTACCTTCATTGCAAATTTTAGACATAAGTTTGAACAAACTTTCAGGAAGATTACCTTCTTCCCTAATAAATTTGTCATGCTTAAAGGTCCTTCAACTTGAAAAAAATAATCTTGCAGGAATCATTCCACCATGGATTGGAATAAAACTCACTATGTTGAAAATTCTCAATCTTAGAGCCAACAATTTTTATGGAAATACTCCTGACCATCTCTGTTATCTTTCACATGTTCAAATCTTAGATCTCGCTCATAATAATCTCTCAGGAAATATTCCTAGATGCTTCAACAACTTTAGTGTGTTTTCTGGCAAAGAAACTAATTTAGACGTTCAAGTATCAATCAATTTTGACATTGGTATTTATATTGTTTCTGATTTATCGGTGATGAAGGGACGAGAAGACACTTATAGATCTATCCTAGGACTAGTCACGCTTTTGGACCTTTCGAGCAACAATTTGTCTGGGCAGATCCCTAGTGAGCTCACAACCCTCCACAAGTTAAAATCATTGAATTTATCAAGAAATCAATTGACAGGAAAGATCCCAAATAAGATAGGAAACATGAAATCACTTGAGTCTGTTGATTTATCAGTAAACAATCTTTCTGGGGAACTTCCTATGAGTTTGTCAGAGTTGAATTTCTTGAGTAGCTTTAACATGTCCTACAACAATTTGACAGGAAGAATTCCAACAGGAACACAAATTCAAAGCCTCAATGAGTCTAGTTTCATTGGAAACAAACTTTGTGGAGCTCCACTAACTGATGATTGTGTACATGTTGACAAACCTGATACAACAAGCGACCAAAAAGAAGACGGTGGATCACACAAAGTAGATTGGGGGTTTATTTATTAG